From a single Rutidosis leptorrhynchoides isolate AG116_Rl617_1_P2 chromosome 5, CSIRO_AGI_Rlap_v1, whole genome shotgun sequence genomic region:
- the LOC139848464 gene encoding uncharacterized protein produces MDATKSIDPRSKQQQQQQLQIPLSPLTEWPEYVHMSCYHPSPVAKRRGCRKLLGLGKISKLGRYHDDDIIYDSKKYHHDNNRWRLLLGVLGCPLAPIPIDIKCCSSEFHYNIKDIPIERSTAQYIIHQYLAATGCLKMMSNGVRLQQQQQSGYFKNMYTTGTVKMTCCKTEVSSIEGQNVTNSLSPDISVGLQGADNVKGCFVLWQMVPGMWSLELVLSSGNKVLAGSDGDTVWSHTPSLGTRIAKGPKRPLRRIIQGLDPKSTAGLFANAERLGDKKIGEEECFVLKVCAGREDVTARNYGPDPISVEVLRHVLYGYFSQKSGLLVYLEDSQLTRAMLEGQDSDSDSFSYDERMEDVMYWETSIGSSIGDYREVEGLMVAHQGRSIATVFGFPDYCSGVQVQQPYMYRTRFEEIWNIDDVAFNIPGLSNHSFLPPSH; encoded by the exons ATGGATGCAACTAAATCAATTGATCCAAGATcaaagcagcagcagcagcagcagctgcAGATACCACTGTCACCATTAACCGAATGGCCCGAATATGTTCATATGAGTTGTTATCATCCGTCACCTGTGGCTAAACGCAGAGGTTGTCGAAAGCTGTTAGGACTTGGAAAAATATCAAAACTGGGTAGATATCatgatgatgatattatttatgatAGTAAAAAGTACCATCATGATAACAATCGATGGCGGTTATTGCTCGGTGTATTGGGTTGCCCACTCGCACCAATTCCGATTGATATCAAATGCTGCAGCAGTGAATTTCATTACAACATCAAAGATATCCCCATT GAGAGGTCTACTGCACAATACATAATACATCAATACTTGGCAGCAACAGGGTGCTTAAAAATGATGTCGAATGGCGTACGACTGCAGCAACAGCAGCAGTCTGGTTATTTTAAAAACATGTACACAACTGGTACTGTGAAAATGACATGTTGTAAAACCGAGGTTTCGTCAATAGAAGGGCAGAATGTAACTAACAGTTTGAGTCCTGATATTAGTGTTGGATTACAAGGAGCAGATAACGTCAAAGGCTGTTTCGTTCTGTGGCAAATGGTGCCCGGAATGTGGTCTTTGGAGTTGGTTCTTTCTTCGGGTAACAAGGTTTTGGCTGGTAGTGATGGCGATACTGTTTGGAGTCACACACCTTCTCTTGGAACTCGCATAGCTAAAGGTCCAAAACGCCCCTTACGCCGTATCATTCAG GGATTAGATCCAAAGAGCACGGCAGGGTTATTTGCGAATGCGGAACGTTTAGGCGATAAGAAAATCGGAGAAGAGGAATGTTTTGTGCTGAAAGTGTGTGCAGGGAGAGAAGATGTGACGGCGAGAAACTACGGGCCCGACCCGATTTCAGTTGAAGTGTTGAGGCATGTATTGTATGGTTACTTTAGTCAAAAGAGTGGGCTTTTGGTATACTTGGAGGATTCTCAGCTTACTAGAGCCATGTTGGAAGGACAAGATTCAGATTCCGATTCGTTTTCTTATGATGAAAGGATGGAAGACGTGATGTATTGGGAAACGAGCATCGGTAGCAGTATCGGGGATTATCGAGAGGTGGAGGGTTTGATGGTTGCTCATCAAGGTCGATCTATTGCTACGGTCTTTGGTTTCCCTGATTATTGTTCTGGTGTACAAGTTCAGCAGCCGTATATGTACAGGACTCGGTTTGAAGAGATTTGGAACATTGATGACGTAGCGTTTAACATCCCCGGTCTATCGAACCATTCCTTCCTCCCTCCCTCACACTGA